The stretch of DNA ttccgctacatctAAAATCGATCCTGGCGCCCCGGCACAGCTCAAAGCCACACATcttggaaatgatttttttttacgtggaaacaatgttaagtaatacactGTATAATGGACATATATGCCATGTCAGGTGTGCCCACTACGGCGATCGCTGAGATACTCCAGCTCGACCACAACTGATGTtccaaatgatccaaaacataccgCCATGGTAGTGAAGAAATGGTTCAAGGACTATGATGTCAATGTCCAAAAATGGCCAAGTCAGAGTCCTGGGCTTGTGGCGACACTTGAAGACCAGAGTGATGGCTAGGAACCTGACTAACCTGACACAGCTTGAGCCTTTTGCCAAGGAAGAATGGGCCAAAATCCCACAGGAGACATGAAGGACGCTTGTTGCCACGTACAAGAATCGTCTAGTTCAGGAGCAGTCATAAACAACAAAGGCAAAAGAAAGACATTGGACTCAGTAAACCTAGGGTTTGAATAATTgtgaacattattattttaattaataatttctgaaattgtttattgttgttattctttCTCTTGTTGGTCACATATAAAACCTGAACAAGCTTGACAATATGCATTCATTTCATCACAAAATGATGAAATGTGACAAATGTAATTGtggacccctgctgtaaaggcTGCCCCCCTTTCCCATATAATGGTAGGGGCAGCACTGGCTGGTAAATTCCTGTGGTATCTGGGGTTTTGGCAGATCTCCCCTTGTTGCTTTTCACAGacaatgtcctgttttcacttTGTGACAATGTTCTAGTCAACAATGTGGTGAAAATGTATGGATTACAGTGGAGAAAATAAGTAGTATATGATTTACTATGTTTGCTTCCTTACAAAGATAGGAACGTCATTTTTAAGACTTTTATTTCAGAGACAGAATGACcgggaaaacaaaaaataagggTTCTAAATGAATTTGTAATGACAGATACTTTATCTCAAAGAGAAATTCATTGATTGCGTGAAATGAGTATTTGCTAATACAATACAAAAGACTGGCGAATCCGAAATGTGATTGGTTAAATAAACCgctccattgctaatagtgtttaaaTGACATGGGCCAgcctgaaggccctgggcaggtTAGATGAAcgtggcaacacatagaagctaaaatctgattggacaaaaaataataatctaacATACACTACTGGCAGGGCAGCCAacagactgttgggaataaattcatacaatttcatAGAGCAAATGctagaattgaagttgtaaatgtgtATAGGTTTCCTACACATGTATGGAATTTGATATTATAAATTTCCAGGaggtgtgaaaaatgaaaagtcaAGTATCTGATCCGATATTGCGGACTAGAATATCATCCATTACCGATATCAATCCCATATCAGCTGGAATTATACTTTTgttacttattttattgtttggaCTGTTAGAAAAAACTTGATCAAGTGATACAACTCAGAACAATAATCAGTAATAGTAGGCATTAGAACAAAGGACCAACTTACTTCCTTATTcatgtggggtatagttttatccacaatgtagtggcagcttGGCATAATATAGCATGGTtttgaggtgctcaatgaagcgtttaaacccaaCTTTACTCACCACGGTCCGGGGCTGGTCTTTTTCTGGTCTAGCAAATGATTTCTTGTCATCCTGTGGGAGTATCCCGTGTGACGCTACTTCAAATGCGCAATGAGTTGGGTTGTATTAAACCTGAcaggttctgtgccaccatgggaaacttgtgACAAGTGCTGCACTGAGCTGCGACTGGTTTTTCTGGCATTGGCTCTGTTAACCCATTAGCACACGCTGTTTTTGTAATCACGTGCTCTCTCTGGTTGTTACTGGGTAGAtgtgctggggcggagtctggaatcgactgtattggagtgccaatatcggagattttagatgcaggctgacATAATCTGAAActcgttttttgttgttgttttttgctgatatcggcccgataccagatatcaatattggattggGACACCCCCAATTGGTAGCTTTTGTCAGCTTTGTGCTTGTTCTAATACTCGTTTTTcatggttttttttacatgtgccTGCAGACATGCATCTTTACCTGGAGCTGCTACTTCACTTCCCTGCTGTGTAATACAATGAAGATACAGGagagtctcacacacacacacacacacacacacacacacacaccactcacTGTCATGCTACTTTGTCCCCACCCTCTCAAGTGTGCTCTTTTGTTTGCGACCATCATTTAggattgtattttgtgtgtaaTGTGTGATGTCTCTACGTGTTTCTCCAGAGATCTGACACCTTTTATCCATGAGAAGCCACCCTTTTTCTGCTCCCCAACAAAAGCCCCGCTTTAGTTTCTGTCACTTCCAATGAAAGTATTCTATTGGTTAACCCTGTCAATCAAAGAAATATTGTTGACGCCAttgtcattttctcttattgtctTTGACCTTAAGTagcatatttaaatatttatatcaCCACGTAATATACCAGCAAAAATACTGCTGACAATGGCATAAATGATAAGGACACCCACTAAAGAGGAGAAAGAATTAGTTTTATTGACACATTGAAGCACATTGTTTAACTGTACCTCCTTCCACTTACATTCTTTACCTATGGTGCCTTTAGGAATTGGCTGACTGTTAGCTAATGGCTTGTTTTTCTACAATCATTTATGGTACATACAAGGGTCTTTAGCATCGACACACAAGTACTAGTATTTACTTTAGCATTGGCACATGAGTACTCCTTGTAGTATTTCATTCTTGTTGACGGGGCAGTTGTGTTAAGATGACAAAAGTAGAATGTGTCAAGCACCAATGATTGTGTGAATGCACTACCTCGTCTGCACACCTTTTGCTGAGCCTTGCTTGAACACATTCCTCCTCCTCACAACACCTTCAACACTTGATTTGATGTGTGTTGGCAGTCAACCCAGCAAATGATTTGTTCCTTAAAAGTTTACACCATGTActgtgattcttttttttttttttttcctttttcttttttttttactgctgtaCCTCATTTCTGGACCTTTTCTAATGTATGCAGCATGCAGGGTAGATGTGGCCAATCTCTGTTGGAGATGACGGCACTTGAGTTGagttttttctattttgcttGAAGAATCCATTATGTGCTGTTGTTGATgagcgaacacacacacacacatatgcatacACACACTAAGAATGTTGTTAGGCATCTATGCAATGGCTTTCAACCTTAAACTGTACCAATAAAACCACCGAAGGTGGTGCTGATGGATGTATCTGGTCTTTATTTCAAACGGTATCTTCACTTGTGGAACTCATTGCTTCAAATTTTTTATTGCTTCCTTTGTTCATCAATAAAGCTTGGAAATACAATATGCTCTGGCCCTATTTCGCCTTCTGTCCCCCCCCAGTTAGCTCCTTGTCTTCTCTTTGCAGCATTGCACTTGTTCCTATTGCACCGTCGAACTGGATCGCTGACCTGCCCGCAAAACCCTTTATTTACAGGGTGGATGAGTGCTTCCCACCCACCTTCTTTGCATTCTTCTGCCACCTTTCTGCTGACAACTGGAGCCACTTTAGCTCTTATGGCAGCCATCACCAAACGATGGACCTCGGAGTGATGGGCTTTTACGGAAtcatgaccaattaaagtgaatgggaaatataatcatgctcgcggACCGATTGCAGTGGCAGTTTGcgggcgtaattacttcagttattacagTTAACGTGAAAACAAATGCGGTGACGTCGCTCAAAATGAGCCGATGAAATTGTTTACCTGCCGATCGAATgacaatcatccatccatgcattttcttaGCCGCTTAATCTTCAAGTAGAACCAtcgcttgctcaaaagtaacgaaagccaaacatttaaaagtaaaagGACGGACCAATATATGTTAATTCTTCCAGAAACCAGTGCCAAACCGCAGTGTCTGATATGCTCTGAAACTAGTGCCCAGTTTGAAAAATCTACGACAGTCATAGCACAATCAATTCACAGCACATCAGCGTGCAAATGAGTcttcactaaggattgtatggatattggTGCGAAACAAAGCATCTTTTGCTGGCGGAGAGTTGTGGATTGCTTCTGTTGCAGAGAacttactcaaaggtaaacaatggtacagttgcagcttttctgttaaagagactCATTcaattattaggggtgtaacgattcattcactacatcgatacatcgatttatattcctatgattcaactacatccatctgggttctcaagtttccattcaggacgaaTATCggtctaacattgtttaaaaggtaatcagtTGAATCAATATTAAGAAATGAAACATTGGATTTATGCACGGCAGGTTTTATAtagttgtgctttttttaagcacttttaatgatacaGACGTTAAACGTCAGAGTCTGCCTGTCGGTGATGTCATTGTCTtctgggtatgtggtggtcatgggagttgtaggtgacctgtgaaatacagtttattcactttttcttcttttggtcagatcagttgattcacttcattcagtattcatatttaactcatctgtcttTAGGCTAAATTcctttaagtgacatttatggggacaatatgtaaagtaaggacgttttgtacgtCTATAGACTTGTTTACGGTCCAGCAGCAGTGAGGCttggtgacgtcatcatccagcgcggcATGTCCACGTCAAAACAAAGGCTTACTTACGTGGAAGCAATGAATGCACTTGCTTGTGCCGGGGAGGAAGGAGAGAGGAAAGACTGGGAAGCTATAATTTTTGTTTATtccttttgtcacacatttacactctcGTTTATGTAGTCTTCTTTTGCGTTACCACGTTTCCTTAGACTGCTGCATGCCATTTGCCATCACTTGACATGCAAAGTATCAGTTTAgtctcatcattatcaaaactTATTATCATAAATCCACCACACCACGGTATCCTcttcagtgtctctgttaagcgCATCATGAAGACGGAGTACCCATCACGACCCTCTcaaaaggtacaaggaggccACATTACTAGCTTGTTGCGGGACCGTTCTTTCGAATGGCTgtttatcagcacaaaaaagaCTCTGCTTCTATTGGCCCGTACAGGTGACAAAGTCAACACCTATTGATGACAatataccacattcatttgctgaggaatttgcataatgtctcTCACCTtggggtgcaaagtgcaggtttggattgcactatttaagtaagcatggcaagctataccaacctctgttcatcctgattttgttttgcatttttaacaatttttttgtaGTCATTTATACTtgattcttaagtatgtcagcattattaataatttatacctgattcccttacaaaacaaatcaggaatctgggaaacttcacctgcattgtccagtatccaggtatttatttcacagtcacactggttgaacttttgcctaaaaagttactgaatcgtccTAAACCAATAtcatccttgaatcgtatcgtgcttgtatagcgcttttccacctccaaggcactccaAGCACTTTGACACAGCACATTCACCttactgatgatgcagcatcttGTTATACCCCTAAATCttgtaatttaatatttttttcagaaaaaactgtgcacttttatttaacttaaaaataagcctcttgtgtgtgccctgcgattggctggcgaccagtccggggtgtaccccgcctgtcgcccgaagtcagctgggataggctccagcatgcccccgcgacactaatgaggaagaaacggtatagaaaatagatggatggatggatggataagcctcttgtgttcattcaatctttgtacagtcaaacattttataatttatgtgaaatttggtcttgttttcttttaaatgcaatttaggtcGCCAAAAAAGTGTTGTAGGGCAGTGGTTCTCGttgggggacagaaatattttcgcaccccccgatttgaaatgcgatatgtatttatctgtactgtacagactgaactcaaaactgaaaccagcaaaatgcaacaaaatggagagcattgaagcatacaagcatattcagaatacaaatattcaaaattaccccaagaccGCAGCGACGACTTGACCCCACAActgcatccaaagaactgcaggcctcacttgcctcaattaaggtcagtgttcatgactccaccataagaaaaacactgggcaaaaatagcCTGCATGACAGAGTTTCAAGACGAACATTAAGGCtcttctcaattttgccagaaaaaaaatcttgatgatccccaagacctttgggaaagtaCTCGAGACAATAGCTGAACCTttgggaaggtgtgtgtcccattgcatttggtgtaaaaataaatgctgcattaaaaaacagtaacagtaaaatgtggtgttGGTGTGGTGGTCCAGGCCTTGAGAGAAATTGACTAGCCTAGCCTAGACTAGCCCTACATGGCTATATGATACAAAAAAACGGAACCacaaaaatcaccttaatttagacataAACATATtcaacttactttttcaagagaacatgaaacttccagaggattaCATGCCTTCTTTTAGGAGACTTTGAATgggagagtacattggtggatcTTCCAGGTATGTGGAAAAAGCACTCGGCAAACCAGATGTCTTCCagttatttttcaggttatgaGCTTAGCTTTCTCACTGTCATGCACATAGGCGCGAGTGTTAGCCACGGCTACGTTAACTGCCTTTGCATGATGATCACACTGTgcgcctcgaaaactcaccatactctgttAGTTGTTTGGTCTTTAAATGCCTtattaaagcttttttaaaGGTGCTGGCCCCGCAAGATATTTTccatggcatgtgttggcagttaagttgCACATGGCAGACATGGTTGTTGTTTGTGGGAGGGGAAAGTGGAAGGATGCTGCCAAAGATGTTAGTCAGGTCAAGATACTAGACTGCTTCGGTATAACTAAAAAATACTATTTGGTAATAGCTGAAaagacacgtacgaccaaatacaaatagacggagtggacattgaaagggtgaacgaaaataaatttctggggatcataatagatgaaaaaatgagctggaaatagcacatgaaaaatatacaacatggcGAAACAttcttcaatattgaataaagcaaaatttgttcttgatcaaaaatcactccacactctttactgttctctggttttaccatatctaacttattgtgtggagatatggggtaatgactataaaagcaatcttcactcgctaaatgtactgcaaaaaagatcagtgaggataattcataatgccacaTAGAGAAGATAAAAATCCCTtacttttaaaatcacaaatagtaatttttttgctgattttaaattttcaaaccgctaaaataatgcataaagctacctaacaataacctgctacccaaaaatgtcatacaatacctttctacaagagaggagaattATGATCTTCGTAAAAAattcatttgaaacacttttatgcgagaacaacgataaaaacccacagcatttgtacgtggaattaaattatggaagggattgagtaaggaactcaaacaatgcaccaagatgagcgaatttcaaaaacagtacaagcagttgatgtttgcaaaatagaAGGAAGAAGATGCTTGGATTTGTTTTGCTACACTTATCCCTATttattattccatccatcctttttctgtgctgcttatcctaattagggtcgcagaggtatgctggagcctatcccagctgacttcgggcaagaggcggggtacaccctggactggttgtttgtttatttattattatactgattattatagacGGCCCCGCAGTgtctgagtggttagcatgttggccacacagtcaggagatcggcaaGATCTGgattcaaatctccattgggcatctctgtgtggaatttgcatgttatccccgtgcgtgtgttggttttcgggtactccggtttcctcccacattccaaaaacatgcatgttaggttaattgtcgactctaaattgtccataggtatgaatgtgagtgtgaatggttgtttgcctatttgtgccctgtgattggctggcaactagtccagggtgtttcatttctagagggctctaatgttaaaaaaaacatatatagaaggtggtaaacaggttttctatgctctatgaaactattccatttataaataagaaatcctacttcgcggaaattcacttatcacagtctgatctggaatcaattaagaatagaatagaactttATTGTCTGTTCTATAAAACAGAAATTTGTCTTCCAACACGGCTTATAAAAATTCACTCACAATAAAGTACAATATAAAGCACACATCAAACACATaagtcacaaacaaaaaaaagaataacagtGCTACCGAGCGCTGTTTAAGATAGTTACTGCAACTGGAATAAAGGATTTCTTGTAGGTGTTTTTGCGGGCCAGTGGGGTTCTGTATCGGCTGCCTGACGGCAGCAGAGTGAAGGAATGGTGCAAGGGGTGTGTGGCATCCTCAGTGATGAGAGTGGCTTTTCTCAGCACTGATCGCCTATACAATTCACAGAGGGGAGTCTGAGGTGTTTGAGTGATTTTACTGGCCTGGTTTATGATGCTTGagagttttgttttatgtttgagtGTGAGAAAATTGTACCAGGAAGAGAGTGAAGTGTACACAAGAGTTAAAATGTCTTTGCTAACATTAAAAGATCTCGGTTTTCTCAGGAGGTGGAGGCGTTGTTGTGCCTTCTTGAAAGCTGAGTCTGCCTGGTGTCCAAAAGACAAGTTATTGTCTATGTCTATCAGTCAGTCAACCTGCTCCACCTGCTGGCCATGAATGACGAGAGGTTGAGAGATGCTTGCAGTGCCTTTCCCTGTGGCTCTACAGCACAACTCCTTTGTTTCAGAAATGTTAAGTTCCAATGAGCTCTGAGCAAAGCCACATACCAGAGTGTGGACCTGCTCTGGTACTGTGTCAGAGCCTCTGTGTCCGTGATGTGTGCCACTAGAGCCATGTCGTCAGCATACTTTATTAACGACAGCGCATGAGATGTTGTTGGTGTACACTGAAAAAAGAATAGGTAACAgccataaacgaggggttaTGGTGCTAACtatgtacacaacaaataatgCGTCCCATTCCAGAAAGCATTCTTCTGTATAGATGAtacaaaatgaagaaatatCAAGGGCAGCCAAGGGGAAGACAGGCTTACAGGCATACGTCTTAGACGTGTTTCTCCACATGGTGGCAGTGTTGACTTATCCTTCTCCTGCACCAAAAGGGCGCGTAAATATGCAACAAGTGACCACACAAAGATAGGATAGTATCATTTGACACATGTAACACCTTCCCCGTGGAGCATGCAGAGAGGAGGAGCATGCAGGGAGGCGTGAGGGTATGATGTTGCTTTAGCTTTTTGCGTAAGAGATGCAAAGACACGTGCCTCTATGCAAGGTGGCTGCAGACCAATTTAAAGGAGCAAACTTTGAAGATGTTTGGCAACATCACTCAAGGAGACAACAATTCACGGTGTGGAATAAACCTACATTTCACACATGTGTTTCTGCCACCTGTCTATGTCTGCGTCTTCGTGGTGGGGACACTTTTCAACATGTGGGGCTTAAGGAGCGTGTGGTTGGCATGGAACAAAATAGGAAGCATCAACATCTTCATGCTCAACCTGGGACTAGCGGACCTGCAGTACTTGTTCACGCTGCCTTTCCTGGTGGCGTACTACGCCAGAAACAGCCACTGGCCGTTCGGACAGCCCTTCTGCAAGGTGACCCGCTTCTGCTTCAACCTCAACCTGTACGGCAGCATTGGTTTCCTCACATGTATCAGCTTCTACAGGTACCTTGGCGTGGTGCACCCCATGAGAGTGATGGGGAAGATCAGCAGCCGGCACTCTCTGCTTATTAGCGTGCTAGTTTGGCTGCTGGTCATTGTTCAGATCCTCCCGGACGTGTTCTTTGACAAGAACAACACAACCAACCAGAACGCCTGCTTTGACACCACCTCCAACGAGCGAATGAGAGAATATCTTCCTTACAGTTTAGGATGGACGCTGACGGGGTTTGCTGTACCGTTGCTGATCATCATTTTGTGTTACGGACACGTTGTTTGGATTCTGGCCAAAAAGTCCAATATCAACCCTCTGCTCAAGCAGCGCTCTTTGAAACTGGTACTGGTTCTGCTGCTGCTATTCTCCGTCTGCTTTGTTCCCTACCACATCTTCAGAAACCTCAACCTACAAACCAGGATCTTGAAACAAGATGGCATCTGCCGCCCAGGCTTCCGCCACGTGTACATCGCCCACCAGGTGGGCCGATGTCTGGCGTGTATGAACAGCGCCATCAACCCGCTCATCTACATCGTAGGAAACGACAAATTCCTCATCACGCTCCATCGCTTCAGGGACAGAACCAGGGAATCTTTGACCAACATCACACACGCCGTCTTTTACCGCAATACTTCTCCCTCCCTGGGAAGGTTATGAACTTTGATCTGCAGCTTTAACACCTGATAGACATCAACAAGAGCACTCATCTTTTAGCTCCTCCAGTCattttcacatacagtacatgcagtatatttgtaccatttttgtaatatttgtacACTAACCGATTGCCTAATTTTTCCCAGAAGAAATCCGTACCAgaattccaaaaatgttaacgcagaacacattttcatagttttacatgcagaaaacaacaaaatgcatatatgaataataaatgaaagggctcaatgaacatttaaggttacttttacctccattgaagatgtgattcttgatgtgactgttccgaaagacacaatgtggcagcgagattaaCACCATCTTCCAACATCTTCCTGTTTGGCTAGGAATCATTTTTTGAACTCAGTCGAGTTTCTCACCTAAGTCTAAAATGGAGAGGCTCTCAGAGGGGTGAGATATCTCCTGGGATTTACTGGTTTAGAGCAGCCAAAGGTATACATAGGTGTGTCCAAGTTAAAGAACATGGCAGGTCTGTCTTCTGTTCTGTTGGTGGATTTATTTATAGTGGTGGACGTgaagtggtgacaagctgtggtaagataTGGGGAACTGTGGTGTtgatgctcttttgctgtggtCTGCAACAGCATGGCATACAAAGAATAATCAGTAAAACAATGCAACTAatattacacataaacataatatgaaaacaaaggcacataaagtacagaaatccatccatccatcttctaggccgcttatcctcattagggtcgcgggggtatgctggagcctatcccagctgactttgggcgagaggcggggtacaccctggactggtcgataCAGAAAGTAGTACAGAAGTACATAAATATTACAtagtaaagaatacataaatacaatatgaggcttattactgagctaAATGGACATATGAGTTCAAATAGCGTGAGATTATCCCCAAAAACAAATAATGCTCCCTAGCACTCAGCAGCACAAAGCTAACATTATTGAAGCTCACCCCTGTGCATTTACGCACAGGATTTACGTTTGTGAACAAGAACAAAGTGAATGGAGTGATCGAAAATATACATCTGGATGGATTATGTTTCACAGGCGGCCTAGGAAGGCctctgtgtctgtctgtctgatGGGTGGAGTACCAATGCAGATTCCCAGGTCCTGGCATCTGTCAGTGCAGTGTcagagaaagtcatacacacactgtacatctCAGTTTGTCatacagcacacaactatggtgcattcaaggaccgccgaacaaaccCTGAAAAAGATGCATtattagtgaagcataaagaacataaacatacaaaataGTCAGTGCATTCAGTCAAGAAACAAATGACAGCCTCATACAGCTGAAAAGAGGACTAATTAGTCACATCACCATGTAAGAAGACCGCCTCTCATTTGTCACACAACATCAATGacatcttcaagattaaacactcttaatgcacaacatcatcAGCATtgcatttgttcatataacgctCACAGAGCAATCAACAACCTCATGCTCTGCCTCCTTGTGTGTGGCAGGTGGTGCATTTGGTAGCTGGGCCTTCAGAGGGGC from Dunckerocampus dactyliophorus isolate RoL2022-P2 chromosome 8, RoL_Ddac_1.1, whole genome shotgun sequence encodes:
- the si:dkey-78k11.9 gene encoding P2Y purinoceptor 1 — encoded protein: MFGNITQGDNNSRCGINLHFTHVFLPPVYVCVFVVGTLFNMWGLRSVWLAWNKIGSINIFMLNLGLADLQYLFTLPFLVAYYARNSHWPFGQPFCKVTRFCFNLNLYGSIGFLTCISFYRYLGVVHPMRVMGKISSRHSLLISVLVWLLVIVQILPDVFFDKNNTTNQNACFDTTSNERMREYLPYSLGWTLTGFAVPLLIIILCYGHVVWILAKKSNINPLLKQRSLKLVLVLLLLFSVCFVPYHIFRNLNLQTRILKQDGICRPGFRHVYIAHQVGRCLACMNSAINPLIYIVGNDKFLITLHRFRDRTRESLTNITHAVFYRNTSPSLGRL